In Nitrospira sp. MA-1, the genomic window CAGCGACGTACATTCAGGCCGGTCAACCTCGTTCGCACACCATCATTGAGTGCAACCGTGATGTGATGAATGTGTTTTCGGACTGGACCGGGCGATACCCGGGTCGGGATATTCGTCTCGTTCAAGGACAGTGGCAGGAAGTCGTTGGGACATTGTCTGACTTTGACGCCGTATTTTTTGATACCTATCCGGCGAGTGAAGCAGAGTTTGAAGAGACGGTGATCAATAGCATCAACTTTGCCGAAGCCTTTATACCTTCGGCTGCAAAATTATTGCGGCCGGGTGGCGTATTTACCTATTACACGAACGAGATTGATTCCTTCAGCCGACGGCATCAACGATTCCTCTTCCAGCATTTTAGTTCATTCACCCTCAGCATCGTCCGATCGCTGCTTCCGCCGGAGGATTGTCATTATTGGTGGGCAGATTCGATGGCTGTCGTCAAGGCGGTGAAGTGATATGGAGGATGCTGTTCAACGGATCAATCGCCTGACCGAACCGCAGCGAAAACTTCTTCGCTTCAGATTGGGGGGCATGCGGTACGAACGGGAAGGGGAATCTCGACTGGTGGGGTATGTCGTGCCTTGTGTCCAAGATGCGACGACTGTTCAGGATCTCCGCGGATTTTTGGCAGAACGTCTCCCGGATTATATGGTGCCAAGAACCTGGATTGTTCTCGACGCTTTCCCTCTGACATCCCGCGGAAAGGTAGATCGCAAGGCGTTACAGGATATGGCTCGGTCGGCACCGGATGCGGTGTCTCATCAGCAGGGCGCGCCTCGAAACGACTGCGAGCGAAATATCGCAGCGATTTGGAAAGAAGCGCTGGGTCTGCACGCCGTCGGACTGCACGACAATTTTTTTGATCTGGGCGGGCACTCCCTTCTGTTGCCGAAGGTCCTCACTCAGATACGAGCCTTGACCAAGCGCCAGGTGGCGATGGTCGATCTGTTTCGTTATCCGACGGTACAGGCATTGGCCGCATTTGTCTCGGCGGATGGGGCGCCAATTGTGGAAGCAGGGGCAACGCAACAGGTTCGTGATAAGCGAGAAGCGGGAGTGAGGCGGATGAAGCAGCAACGACGACAGAGACAAGAAGCGGTGAGGGGCGAATGACGGACGCCGTGGAGCTATCCAATGAGGACCCAGTCGCTGAGGGCTTGGAAGTAGCCATCGTCGGGATGGCCGGCCGATTTCCAGGTGCGAACAATCTTGATGAGTTTTGGCGCAATCTTCATGGTGGCGTCGAGTCTGTCTCCACGCTGAGTCGTGAAGAGCTACTGGAGTCTGGAGTGGAGGCAAAGGTTTTGGATCGGACGAACTATGTCCGGGCTCGCGCGGTATTAGATGAGGTCGATCTCTTCGATGCCAAATTTTTCAATATGACACCTAAAGAAGCCGAGATCATGGACCCTCAGCAGCGACTGTTCCTTGAATGTGCATGGGAAACACTGGAACGCGGTGGATATGACCCGGAGCAATATCAAGGATTGATCGGCGTTTACGCAGGATCGAGCACCAGCGGTTATCTCTTTAATTTATTCCCTCGCCGGATACTCTTACAGTCGGCCGCTGACATGGCGGCGATGCTCGGCGTGGAAAAGGATTCACTCTCGACGCGTGTGTCCTACAAATTGAATCTGGAAGGGCCCAGTTTAGCGGTGCAAACGGCCTGTTCGACGTCCCTGGTTGCGGTTCATCTTGCCTGCCAAGCCCTGCTGAGTGGTGAATGTGATATGGCCCTGGCAGGCGGTGTCTCTATCAGTGTCCCGCAGAAAGTGGGCTATCTCTATCAGGAGGGCGGCATCGTCTCTCCGGATGGTCATTGCCGGACCTTCGATGCTGATGCCGAAGGCACTGTCGGCGGGAGTGGCGTGGGCCTGGTGTTGCTCAAGCGGTTGCAGGAGGCGGAAGCGGATGGCGATCATATTTTTGCGGTGATCAAGGGTTCGGCGATTAATAACGATGGGGCCGCCAAAGTCGGTTACACAGCCCCTCGTATCGAGGGCCAGGCTAAAGTGATTAGAGCGGCGCACCTGGCATCCGGCGTGACGGCTGACTCCATCTCGTATGTCGAGGCTCATGGAACAGGGACCCCAATGGGGGACCCGATCGAAGTAGAGGCGCTGACCCAGGCCTTTCGAGCTTCGACGGTTCGTACCGGATTCTGTGCCCTCGGTTCAGTCAAAACCAATATCGGCCATTTGGATGCTGCGGCCGGCATCGCCGGTTTGATCAAGACGGTACTGGCCCTCTCCCATAGGCAGATTCCCGCAAGCTTGCATTACGTTCGCCCCAATCCCGCCATCGATTTTTCCGCTACACCGTTTTATGTGAACAGGACCTTGTCGGAGTGGGGGCGTGGCGAGTCACCGCGCCGCGCGGCCGTCAGTTCGTTCGGGCTTGGAGGCACGAATGCGCATGTGGTTCTGGAGGAGGCACCGTCACCTCAGAGCGCATCTGAAGTGGGTGAGGAAGGCCGTTGTCAGTTACTTCTGTTGTCGGCCCGGTCGGAAGCGGCCTTGAACGAAACGACAACTCGTCTTGCGACGCATCTCCATGCACATCCGGACCTCTGCCTTGCCGACGTGGCCCATACTCTTCAATCAGGTCGGAAAGCCTTTCCGTATCGTCGTTGGCTGATGGCCAGGAATACTGAGGAAGCCGTGCGGCTGTTGGGTCGCCCCATAGTTAGGGGAGGAACCGCCGGCCCTGTGGAAGGAGAACATCGGGTTGCCTTCATGTTTTCCGGACAGGGTTCCCAGTATCCACATATGGGGCATTCTCTTTATCAGCAACAGTCTCTGTTCCGCGAGCATGTGGATCGGTGCGCGTCGATGTTAAATCGGCGGCTCGATCGGGACATTCGGACAGTACTGTTTCCTGCCTCTGGTGCAGAAAAGGATCTGATTCATCAGACCAGCCTGACCCAGCCGGCACTGTTCGTGTTCGAGTATGCCCTTGCGCAACTCTGGAAGGCATGGGGAATTCACCCACATGCCATGATCGGGCACAGCATCGGGGAATATGTCGCGGCCTGCCTATCCGGGGTATTTTCAGTTGAAGACGCGTTGGCGATCGTCGCGATGCGCGGGAGATTGATGCAGGAGCTTCCACCCGGAAGCATGCTGGCCGTTCCGCTCACCGAGCTGGAGTTAACACCGTATCTGGGCGGCAATCTGGATCTCGCTGCAGTCAATGCTCCTGGACAGTGTGTGGTCTCCGGAGCTGATGACCGGATCGATGCATTGGACCGTACGTTGGCAGCTCAGAGCATTCGAGGTCGGCGCCTCAAGACCTCGCATGCGTTTCATTCATCCATGATGGATCCGATTCTGAAGCGCTTTGAATCCTTTCTTGCCGGAATAGAAATGCAAGCCCCCCAAGCTCCCTGGGTATCGAATGTGAGTGGTACTTGGATTCGATCCGAAGAAGCGTTGGATCCCGCTTACTGGTCCCGTCATTTGCGCTCAACGGTGCGCTTCTCCGATGGGGTTCGAACATTGTTGGAAGAACCGGCGCCGGTATTTTTGGAGATCGGTCCCGGTCGCACGTTGCAAAATCTGGCCAGGAGGCATCCCGTTCCGGTTGGCTCATTTGTGCTGGCC contains:
- a CDS encoding SDR family NAD(P)-dependent oxidoreductase yields the protein MTDAVELSNEDPVAEGLEVAIVGMAGRFPGANNLDEFWRNLHGGVESVSTLSREELLESGVEAKVLDRTNYVRARAVLDEVDLFDAKFFNMTPKEAEIMDPQQRLFLECAWETLERGGYDPEQYQGLIGVYAGSSTSGYLFNLFPRRILLQSAADMAAMLGVEKDSLSTRVSYKLNLEGPSLAVQTACSTSLVAVHLACQALLSGECDMALAGGVSISVPQKVGYLYQEGGIVSPDGHCRTFDADAEGTVGGSGVGLVLLKRLQEAEADGDHIFAVIKGSAINNDGAAKVGYTAPRIEGQAKVIRAAHLASGVTADSISYVEAHGTGTPMGDPIEVEALTQAFRASTVRTGFCALGSVKTNIGHLDAAAGIAGLIKTVLALSHRQIPASLHYVRPNPAIDFSATPFYVNRTLSEWGRGESPRRAAVSSFGLGGTNAHVVLEEAPSPQSASEVGEEGRCQLLLLSARSEAALNETTTRLATHLHAHPDLCLADVAHTLQSGRKAFPYRRWLMARNTEEAVRLLGRPIVRGGTAGPVEGEHRVAFMFSGQGSQYPHMGHSLYQQQSLFREHVDRCASMLNRRLDRDIRTVLFPASGAEKDLIHQTSLTQPALFVFEYALAQLWKAWGIHPHAMIGHSIGEYVAACLSGVFSVEDALAIVAMRGRLMQELPPGSMLAVPLTELELTPYLGGNLDLAAVNAPGQCVVSGADDRIDALDRTLAAQSIRGRRLKTSHAFHSSMMDPILKRFESFLAGIEMQAPQAPWVSNVSGTWIRSEEALDPAYWSRHLRSTVRFSDGVRTLLEEPAPVFLEIGPGRTLQNLARRHPVPVGSFVLASLDGLDQKAAGQDEMPVILATLGSLWGAGVRVHWSGLQSGHRPRRVVLPTYPFERQRYWVEPGRSEPVQVPASGKRQADLSKWFYQPSWKRSVLVAKGKQRPDETWLVFLDERSSGAGPVRELERQGRSVVTVLAGRGFKRCVDGTYRVRPDSREDHELLLRELTSRNHLPSCLLHAWTIGDELQETTATGRLQVTQERGFLHLLILAQIFGCRRTARLSILVLSQGLHDVTGQESLRPEQATVLGACRVIPQEYPGVTCGVIDLEQVATETPFFDEICERLIEEVSNLDAETVVAYRGGHRWVQTFEPLILAESDTDTSLLWEEGVYLITGGLGGVGLCLAEYLIRTVHARVILTSRTLPTPEQRERVAGLAQSGDRVLVLQADVADPVQMQGVIDEALRQFGRIHGVFHAAGIAGGGLLELKNPESVWNEFRPKVSGALVLEEAFRDRQLDFVMFCSSLTAVVGGVGQAAYCAANAFLDAMAHASTKKGTRVISVNFDRWKQVGMSVAAEEWLKTLQVPEEDLDGMTPQEGQDVVHRILCGPNLPQVAVSIRDLPTVVASVTRISLTPSQMRQATTPSVIGGATESLEQEVADLWQQILGTGRVGLEDDFFRVGGESLSALQLLNRVQELFGIELSLREFFDAPTVSGLVKQIRAARATGAQQEPKIVPIPRQARRLRGASV
- a CDS encoding phosphopantetheine-binding protein, with the protein product MEDAVQRINRLTEPQRKLLRFRLGGMRYEREGESRLVGYVVPCVQDATTVQDLRGFLAERLPDYMVPRTWIVLDAFPLTSRGKVDRKALQDMARSAPDAVSHQQGAPRNDCERNIAAIWKEALGLHAVGLHDNFFDLGGHSLLLPKVLTQIRALTKRQVAMVDLFRYPTVQALAAFVSADGAPIVEAGATQQVRDKREAGVRRMKQQRRQRQEAVRGE